In a single window of the Jaculus jaculus isolate mJacJac1 chromosome 9, mJacJac1.mat.Y.cur, whole genome shotgun sequence genome:
- the Gpatch8 gene encoding G patch domain-containing protein 8 isoform X1: MGMGRMEMELDYAEDATERRRVLEVEKEDTEELRQKYKDYVDKEKAIAKALEDLRANFYCELCDKQYQKHQEFDNHINSYDHAHKQRLKDLKQREFARNVSSRSRKDEKKQEKALRRLHELAEQRKQAECAPGSGPMFRPTTVAVDEEGGDEDKEESVTNCGTGAAAACGLGSEFSTDKGGAFTAVQITNTTGLAQAPGLPSQGISFGIKNNLGTPLQKLGVSFSFAKKAPVKLESIASVFKDHAEEGPSEDGTKPDEKSSDQGLQKIGDTDGSATLDGKKDDDDPQDGGSLASALSKLKRMKREEGTGASEPEYYHYTPPAHCKVKPNFPFLLFMRASEQMEGGNSTRSVNAPENKTSSSPKPKGCVKVAANQGAERTTSEVSEQKETTVAESSEPESKTEAKKASGEHVGEQSSESQSQKSSEMQMCESHPSKETSQATPAAKASQEGPRHPTGPFFPVLSKDESTALQWPSELLIFTKAEPSISYSCNPLYFDFKLSRNKDVRAKGTEKSKDVGGPSKDNLQSLDTGEPNKSKEGEENIGHSSESRMDTPTSGAACSSLSKQEPGGSHESENEDTGRSHPSKKERSGKSHRHKKKKKHKKSSKHKRKHKADTEEKSSKAEPGEKSKKRKKRKRKKDKSSAPADSERGPKPEPPGSGSPAPPRRRRRAQDDSQRRSVPAEEGSNSKKDEGGSGSTSQDHGGRKHRGEPPASSCRRRGGAKQRSRSSHRSQPSSGDEDSDDASSHRLHQKSPSQYSEEEEEEEEEEEEDSGSEHSRSRSRSGRRHSSHRSSRRSYSSSSDASSDQSCYSRQHSYSDDSYSDYSDRSRRHSKRSHDSDDSDYASSKHRSKRHKYSSSDDDYSLSCSQSRSRSRSHTREHSGSRGRSHSSSCSRSRSKRRSRSTTAHSWQRSRSRSRDRSRSTRSPSQRSGSRKGSWGRESPEERRSGRRDFIRSKIYRSQSPHYFRPGREGHGKKDDGRGDDSKETGPPSQNSNTVTGRGSEGDCSPEDKNSVTARLLLEKIQSRKVERKPNVCEEVLATPSKAGLKFKDPPQGYFGPKLPPSLGNKPVLPLIGKLPATRKPNKKCEESGLERGEEQEQSETEDGPPGSSDTPFGHQFPSEHTAGPLSAPEEPKSEEAASDQSVALLGTSAHSDCYPGDPAIIHNYLPDPSDGDALEPLDSSSQPGPVDSSLLPIAPDLEHFPSYAPPSGEPSIESADGTEDASLAPLESQPITFTPEEMEKYSKLQQAAQQHIQQQLLAKQVKAFPASAALAPATPALQPIHIQQPATASATSITTVQHAILQHHAAAAAAAIGIHPHPHPQPLAQVHHIPQPHLTPISLSHLTHSIIPGHPATFLASHPIHIIPASAIHPGPFTFHPVPHAALYPTLLAPRPAAAAATALHLHPLLHPIFSGQDLQHPPSHGT; the protein is encoded by the coding sequence TGCACCAGGGAGTGGTCCTATGTTCAGACCAACAACAGTGGCCGTAGATGAAGAAGGCGGAGATGAGGATAAGGAGGAATCAGTGACAAACTGTGGAAcgggtgctgctgctgcttgtgGCCTGGGATCTGAATTCTCCACAGATAAAGGGGGGGCCTTCACTGCAGTACAGATCACTAATACCACTGGACTGGCACAAGCTCCTGGATTACCCTCCCAAGGTATCAGCTTTGGCATTAAGAATAATCTGGGAACCCCACTGCAAAAACTGGGAGTGTCCTTTTCCTTTGCCAAGAAGGCTCCCGTCAAACTTGAATCAATAGCATCAGTTTTCAAGGACCATGCAGAGGAAGGGCCCTCTGAAGATGGAACTAAACCTGATGAGAAAAGTTCTGACCAAGGACTGCAGAAGATTGGAGATACTGATGGGAGCGCTACTCTTGATGGtaaaaaagatgatgatgacCCTCAGGATGGAGGGTCCCTTGCCTCAGCCTTGTCCAAGTTAAAGAGGATGAAGCGAGAAGAAGGAACTGGAGCTTCAGAGCCCGAGTATTACCACTACACACCCCCAGCACACTGCAAAGTCAAGCCTAACTTCCCCTTCTTGCTCTTTATGAGAGCCAGTGAACAAATGGAAGGTGGTAACAGTACACGCTCAGTGAATGCCCCAGAGAACAAAACAAGCAGTTCTCCCAAGCCTAAAGGCTGTGTTAAGGTGGCAGCAAACCAAGGAGCAGAAAGGACAACTAGTGAAGTCTCTGAGCAGAAGGAAACCACTGTGGCTGAATCTTCAGAGCCTGAAAGTAAAACTGAAGCAAAGAAGGCCTCAGGAGAGCATGTGGGTGAGCAGAGTTCAGAAAGCCAGAGTCAGAAGTCATCTGAGATGCAGATGTGTGAGTCTCATCCTTCTAAAGAAACTTCTCAGGCCACCCCAGCAGCGAAAGCAAGCCAGGAAGGACCCAGGCATCCCACTGGTCCATTCTTCCCAGTTTTGAGCAAAGATGAAAGCACTGCCCTCCAGTGGCCATCAGAACTATTAATTTTCACCAAGGCTGAGCCCTCTATTTCCTACAGTTGTAATCCTTTATACTTTGACTTCAAACTTTCAAGGAACAAAGATGTCAGAGCTAAAGGGACAGAAAAATCAAAGGATGTAGGAGGCCCCTCAAAGGACAATCTCCAGAGCCTTGATACTGGAGAGCCAAATAAAagcaaggaaggggaagagaatatAGGGCATTCCTCGGAGAGCAGGATGGACACACCTACTTCAGGGGCTGCTTGTAGCAGCCTGAGCAAACAAGAGCCTGGGGGCAGCCATGAGTCAGAGAATGAAGACACTGGGAGAAGCCATCCcagcaagaaagaaagatctgGGAAGTCCCAccgacataaaaagaaaaagaaacacaaaaaatccagCAAACACAAACGGAAGCACAAGGCTGACACAGAAGAGAAGAGTTCTAAGGCAGAGCCTGGGGAGAAGTCTAAGAAGCGCAAGAAACGAAAACGAAAGAAGGATAAGTCATCAGCCCCAGCTGATTCTGAACGGGGACCCAAGCCAGAACCCCCTGGGAGTGGCAGTCCTGCGCCACCAAGAAGACGGCGAAGAGCTCAAGATGATTCCCAGCGAAGATCTGTCCCTGCTGAAGAAGGGAGCAATAGTAAGAAGGATGAAGGTGGCAGTGGTAGTACTTCGCAAGATCACGGTGGCAGGAAACACAGAGGTGAACCTCCAGCTTCATCTTGCCGCCGGAGAGGCGGAGCCAAACAGAGGAGCCGGTCTAGCCATCGGAGCCAGCCCAGTAGTGGAGATGAGGACAGTGATGATGCGTCATCTCACAGGCTGCACCAGAAGTCTCCATCCCAGtacagtgaggaggaggaggaagaagaggaggaggaggaggaagactcaGGCAGTGAGCACTCCCGTAGCCGCTCACGGTCTGGCCGGCGCCATTCCTCACACCGTTCCTCCCGACGTTCGTATTCAAGCAGCTCAGATGCCTCTTCCGACCAGAGCTGCTATAGTAGACAGCACAGTTACTCTGACGATAGTTACAGTGACTACAGTGACCGATCTCGAAGGCACTCGAAGCGTTCTCATGACTCGGATGACTCAGACTATGCCAGCTCCAAACACCGGTCCAAACGACACAAGTACTCATCGTCTGATGATGACTATAGCCTCAGTTGCAGCCAGTCCCGAAGCCGATCTCGGAGTCATACCAGGGAGCACTCAGGATCCCGGGGCCGAAGCCACAGCAGCAGCTGTAGTCGCAGTCGGAGCAAGCGGAGAAGCCGAAGCACCACAGCCCATAGCTGGCagcggagccggagccggagccgagATCGCAGCCGCAGTACCAGGAGCCCTTCCCAAAGGTCAGGCTCCAGGAAGGGATCATGGGGTCGTGAGAGCCCTGAGGAGAGACGTTCTGGCCGTCGGGACTTCATTCGCTCAAAGATCTACCGTTCTCAGTCTCCTCACTATTTCCGGCCAGGTCGAGAAGGTCATGGGAAGAAAGATGATGGCAGAGGAGATGACAGTAAAGAGACAGGCCCACCTTCCCAAAATAGCAATACTGTCACAGGAAGGGGTTCAGAAGGTGACTGCAGCCCTGAAGACAAGAACTCTGTCACTGCCAGACTGCTATTAGAGAAGATCCAATCCAGGAAAGTGGAGAGGAAACCCAATGTGTGTGAGGAGGTGCTGGCCACCCCTAGTAAGGCTGGACTCAAGTTCAAGGACCCTCCACAAGGCTACTTTGGGCCCAAGCTTCCCCCGTCTCTTGGTAATAAGCCTGTCCTTCCACTGATAGGGAAGCTCCCAGCTACCCGAAAGCCCAACAAGAAATGTGAAGAGTCTGGCTTGGAAAGAGGTGAAGAGCAGGAGCAGTCAGAGACAGAAGATGGGCCCCCAGGGAGCAGTGATACTCCATTTGGGCATCAGTTCCCTTCAGAACACACAGCTGGCCCCTTATCAGCCCCAGAAGAGCCAAAGTCTGAagaagctgcttctgatcagtcTGTGGCTCTGCTAGGCACCTCAGCACACAGTGACTGCTACCCTGGGGATCCAGCCATCATCCATAACTACCTCCCCGACCCCAGTGATGGAGACGCCCTGGAGCCCCTAGATAGCAGCAGTCAACCAGGCCCTGTGGATTCCAGCTTGTTGCCTATAGCCCCAGACCTCGAGCACTTCCCCAGTTACGCCCCTCCCAGTGGGGAACCTAGTATTGAGTCAGCAGATGGGACTGAGGATGCTTCTCTGGCTCCCCTGGAAAGCCAGCCCATCACCTTCACCCCTGAGGAGATGGAGAAGTATAGCAAGCTCCAGCAGGCCGCACAGCAGCATatccagcagcagcttctggcCAAGCAAGTGAAGGCCTTTCCAGCCTCAGCAGCCCTAGCCCCAGCCACACCAGCCCTGCAGCCTATCCACATCCAGCAGCCAGCCACCGCCTCTGCCACCTCCATCACAACTGTTCAGCATGCCATCCTACAGCACCAtgctgccgccgccgctgctgccaTTGGCattcaccctcaccctcaccctcagcCACTTGCCCAAGTGCATCATATTCCCCAACCACATCTGACCCCCATTTCCCTGTCCCACCTCACCCACTCAATCATCCCTGGCCACCCTGCCACCTTCCTTGCTAGCCATCCTATCCATATAATCCCTGCCTCAGCCATTCATCCTGGGCCCTTCACCTTCCACCCTGTCCCTCACGCTGCCCTCTACCCTACCCTCCTTGCTCCACGGCCTGCTGCGGCAGCTGCCACTGCTCTCCACCTTCACCCACTACTTCACCCCATCTTCTCAGGTCAGGACCTGCAGCACCCCCCCAGCCATGGCACATGA
- the Gpatch8 gene encoding G patch domain-containing protein 8 isoform X2, whose amino-acid sequence MWCPGDSAPGSGPMFRPTTVAVDEEGGDEDKEESVTNCGTGAAAACGLGSEFSTDKGGAFTAVQITNTTGLAQAPGLPSQGISFGIKNNLGTPLQKLGVSFSFAKKAPVKLESIASVFKDHAEEGPSEDGTKPDEKSSDQGLQKIGDTDGSATLDGKKDDDDPQDGGSLASALSKLKRMKREEGTGASEPEYYHYTPPAHCKVKPNFPFLLFMRASEQMEGGNSTRSVNAPENKTSSSPKPKGCVKVAANQGAERTTSEVSEQKETTVAESSEPESKTEAKKASGEHVGEQSSESQSQKSSEMQMCESHPSKETSQATPAAKASQEGPRHPTGPFFPVLSKDESTALQWPSELLIFTKAEPSISYSCNPLYFDFKLSRNKDVRAKGTEKSKDVGGPSKDNLQSLDTGEPNKSKEGEENIGHSSESRMDTPTSGAACSSLSKQEPGGSHESENEDTGRSHPSKKERSGKSHRHKKKKKHKKSSKHKRKHKADTEEKSSKAEPGEKSKKRKKRKRKKDKSSAPADSERGPKPEPPGSGSPAPPRRRRRAQDDSQRRSVPAEEGSNSKKDEGGSGSTSQDHGGRKHRGEPPASSCRRRGGAKQRSRSSHRSQPSSGDEDSDDASSHRLHQKSPSQYSEEEEEEEEEEEEDSGSEHSRSRSRSGRRHSSHRSSRRSYSSSSDASSDQSCYSRQHSYSDDSYSDYSDRSRRHSKRSHDSDDSDYASSKHRSKRHKYSSSDDDYSLSCSQSRSRSRSHTREHSGSRGRSHSSSCSRSRSKRRSRSTTAHSWQRSRSRSRDRSRSTRSPSQRSGSRKGSWGRESPEERRSGRRDFIRSKIYRSQSPHYFRPGREGHGKKDDGRGDDSKETGPPSQNSNTVTGRGSEGDCSPEDKNSVTARLLLEKIQSRKVERKPNVCEEVLATPSKAGLKFKDPPQGYFGPKLPPSLGNKPVLPLIGKLPATRKPNKKCEESGLERGEEQEQSETEDGPPGSSDTPFGHQFPSEHTAGPLSAPEEPKSEEAASDQSVALLGTSAHSDCYPGDPAIIHNYLPDPSDGDALEPLDSSSQPGPVDSSLLPIAPDLEHFPSYAPPSGEPSIESADGTEDASLAPLESQPITFTPEEMEKYSKLQQAAQQHIQQQLLAKQVKAFPASAALAPATPALQPIHIQQPATASATSITTVQHAILQHHAAAAAAAIGIHPHPHPQPLAQVHHIPQPHLTPISLSHLTHSIIPGHPATFLASHPIHIIPASAIHPGPFTFHPVPHAALYPTLLAPRPAAAAATALHLHPLLHPIFSGQDLQHPPSHGT is encoded by the coding sequence TGCACCAGGGAGTGGTCCTATGTTCAGACCAACAACAGTGGCCGTAGATGAAGAAGGCGGAGATGAGGATAAGGAGGAATCAGTGACAAACTGTGGAAcgggtgctgctgctgcttgtgGCCTGGGATCTGAATTCTCCACAGATAAAGGGGGGGCCTTCACTGCAGTACAGATCACTAATACCACTGGACTGGCACAAGCTCCTGGATTACCCTCCCAAGGTATCAGCTTTGGCATTAAGAATAATCTGGGAACCCCACTGCAAAAACTGGGAGTGTCCTTTTCCTTTGCCAAGAAGGCTCCCGTCAAACTTGAATCAATAGCATCAGTTTTCAAGGACCATGCAGAGGAAGGGCCCTCTGAAGATGGAACTAAACCTGATGAGAAAAGTTCTGACCAAGGACTGCAGAAGATTGGAGATACTGATGGGAGCGCTACTCTTGATGGtaaaaaagatgatgatgacCCTCAGGATGGAGGGTCCCTTGCCTCAGCCTTGTCCAAGTTAAAGAGGATGAAGCGAGAAGAAGGAACTGGAGCTTCAGAGCCCGAGTATTACCACTACACACCCCCAGCACACTGCAAAGTCAAGCCTAACTTCCCCTTCTTGCTCTTTATGAGAGCCAGTGAACAAATGGAAGGTGGTAACAGTACACGCTCAGTGAATGCCCCAGAGAACAAAACAAGCAGTTCTCCCAAGCCTAAAGGCTGTGTTAAGGTGGCAGCAAACCAAGGAGCAGAAAGGACAACTAGTGAAGTCTCTGAGCAGAAGGAAACCACTGTGGCTGAATCTTCAGAGCCTGAAAGTAAAACTGAAGCAAAGAAGGCCTCAGGAGAGCATGTGGGTGAGCAGAGTTCAGAAAGCCAGAGTCAGAAGTCATCTGAGATGCAGATGTGTGAGTCTCATCCTTCTAAAGAAACTTCTCAGGCCACCCCAGCAGCGAAAGCAAGCCAGGAAGGACCCAGGCATCCCACTGGTCCATTCTTCCCAGTTTTGAGCAAAGATGAAAGCACTGCCCTCCAGTGGCCATCAGAACTATTAATTTTCACCAAGGCTGAGCCCTCTATTTCCTACAGTTGTAATCCTTTATACTTTGACTTCAAACTTTCAAGGAACAAAGATGTCAGAGCTAAAGGGACAGAAAAATCAAAGGATGTAGGAGGCCCCTCAAAGGACAATCTCCAGAGCCTTGATACTGGAGAGCCAAATAAAagcaaggaaggggaagagaatatAGGGCATTCCTCGGAGAGCAGGATGGACACACCTACTTCAGGGGCTGCTTGTAGCAGCCTGAGCAAACAAGAGCCTGGGGGCAGCCATGAGTCAGAGAATGAAGACACTGGGAGAAGCCATCCcagcaagaaagaaagatctgGGAAGTCCCAccgacataaaaagaaaaagaaacacaaaaaatccagCAAACACAAACGGAAGCACAAGGCTGACACAGAAGAGAAGAGTTCTAAGGCAGAGCCTGGGGAGAAGTCTAAGAAGCGCAAGAAACGAAAACGAAAGAAGGATAAGTCATCAGCCCCAGCTGATTCTGAACGGGGACCCAAGCCAGAACCCCCTGGGAGTGGCAGTCCTGCGCCACCAAGAAGACGGCGAAGAGCTCAAGATGATTCCCAGCGAAGATCTGTCCCTGCTGAAGAAGGGAGCAATAGTAAGAAGGATGAAGGTGGCAGTGGTAGTACTTCGCAAGATCACGGTGGCAGGAAACACAGAGGTGAACCTCCAGCTTCATCTTGCCGCCGGAGAGGCGGAGCCAAACAGAGGAGCCGGTCTAGCCATCGGAGCCAGCCCAGTAGTGGAGATGAGGACAGTGATGATGCGTCATCTCACAGGCTGCACCAGAAGTCTCCATCCCAGtacagtgaggaggaggaggaagaagaggaggaggaggaggaagactcaGGCAGTGAGCACTCCCGTAGCCGCTCACGGTCTGGCCGGCGCCATTCCTCACACCGTTCCTCCCGACGTTCGTATTCAAGCAGCTCAGATGCCTCTTCCGACCAGAGCTGCTATAGTAGACAGCACAGTTACTCTGACGATAGTTACAGTGACTACAGTGACCGATCTCGAAGGCACTCGAAGCGTTCTCATGACTCGGATGACTCAGACTATGCCAGCTCCAAACACCGGTCCAAACGACACAAGTACTCATCGTCTGATGATGACTATAGCCTCAGTTGCAGCCAGTCCCGAAGCCGATCTCGGAGTCATACCAGGGAGCACTCAGGATCCCGGGGCCGAAGCCACAGCAGCAGCTGTAGTCGCAGTCGGAGCAAGCGGAGAAGCCGAAGCACCACAGCCCATAGCTGGCagcggagccggagccggagccgagATCGCAGCCGCAGTACCAGGAGCCCTTCCCAAAGGTCAGGCTCCAGGAAGGGATCATGGGGTCGTGAGAGCCCTGAGGAGAGACGTTCTGGCCGTCGGGACTTCATTCGCTCAAAGATCTACCGTTCTCAGTCTCCTCACTATTTCCGGCCAGGTCGAGAAGGTCATGGGAAGAAAGATGATGGCAGAGGAGATGACAGTAAAGAGACAGGCCCACCTTCCCAAAATAGCAATACTGTCACAGGAAGGGGTTCAGAAGGTGACTGCAGCCCTGAAGACAAGAACTCTGTCACTGCCAGACTGCTATTAGAGAAGATCCAATCCAGGAAAGTGGAGAGGAAACCCAATGTGTGTGAGGAGGTGCTGGCCACCCCTAGTAAGGCTGGACTCAAGTTCAAGGACCCTCCACAAGGCTACTTTGGGCCCAAGCTTCCCCCGTCTCTTGGTAATAAGCCTGTCCTTCCACTGATAGGGAAGCTCCCAGCTACCCGAAAGCCCAACAAGAAATGTGAAGAGTCTGGCTTGGAAAGAGGTGAAGAGCAGGAGCAGTCAGAGACAGAAGATGGGCCCCCAGGGAGCAGTGATACTCCATTTGGGCATCAGTTCCCTTCAGAACACACAGCTGGCCCCTTATCAGCCCCAGAAGAGCCAAAGTCTGAagaagctgcttctgatcagtcTGTGGCTCTGCTAGGCACCTCAGCACACAGTGACTGCTACCCTGGGGATCCAGCCATCATCCATAACTACCTCCCCGACCCCAGTGATGGAGACGCCCTGGAGCCCCTAGATAGCAGCAGTCAACCAGGCCCTGTGGATTCCAGCTTGTTGCCTATAGCCCCAGACCTCGAGCACTTCCCCAGTTACGCCCCTCCCAGTGGGGAACCTAGTATTGAGTCAGCAGATGGGACTGAGGATGCTTCTCTGGCTCCCCTGGAAAGCCAGCCCATCACCTTCACCCCTGAGGAGATGGAGAAGTATAGCAAGCTCCAGCAGGCCGCACAGCAGCATatccagcagcagcttctggcCAAGCAAGTGAAGGCCTTTCCAGCCTCAGCAGCCCTAGCCCCAGCCACACCAGCCCTGCAGCCTATCCACATCCAGCAGCCAGCCACCGCCTCTGCCACCTCCATCACAACTGTTCAGCATGCCATCCTACAGCACCAtgctgccgccgccgctgctgccaTTGGCattcaccctcaccctcaccctcagcCACTTGCCCAAGTGCATCATATTCCCCAACCACATCTGACCCCCATTTCCCTGTCCCACCTCACCCACTCAATCATCCCTGGCCACCCTGCCACCTTCCTTGCTAGCCATCCTATCCATATAATCCCTGCCTCAGCCATTCATCCTGGGCCCTTCACCTTCCACCCTGTCCCTCACGCTGCCCTCTACCCTACCCTCCTTGCTCCACGGCCTGCTGCGGCAGCTGCCACTGCTCTCCACCTTCACCCACTACTTCACCCCATCTTCTCAGGTCAGGACCTGCAGCACCCCCCCAGCCATGGCACATGA